From Brienomyrus brachyistius isolate T26 chromosome 18, BBRACH_0.4, whole genome shotgun sequence, one genomic window encodes:
- the pigs gene encoding LOW QUALITY PROTEIN: GPI transamidase component PIG-S (The sequence of the model RefSeq protein was modified relative to this genomic sequence to represent the inferred CDS: deleted 2 bases in 2 codons; substituted 2 bases at 2 genomic stop codons): protein MATAEVEKFRGRYAALSVAAVVIMVGIPLWWKTTETYRAWLPYSQIRELDSLQLQLSMEVEVVFSRGTLTPEQQKKVPLSQIREEQHQVNENTRLKYRYETKYRTATVMEEDALGQPSAEDADFSLHRLSESPCGSVVVYVIPRSSTLLPQSVKVYVGQRRTALLRGWEGLGGSLKEALAVLEPQVEQVLRTMSFSHSDITAALGDRVRGSRLSRESLADSMRAFKSSPGYEITFSLLNPDPQSHNLHWDIEGAVRTYIQPLLDKLAPVANHSLDSQILYYAVLGVKPRFNRELSAYTLSAESLAHVINPIEAKLGSNAASSNPVLNFLLYVPDAHHAPLLIQDQGKREVPSNAFHSPRWGGIMVYNVKDQYGPEAELPVHHQHXHGPVXWGCSLSQLRLMLGVQPARPAPGFLLQSPGSAGLTDWELDRLQWTRSVENVAMASTTITSLAQLLNQIGNIVINDNIAQQVSSAVTSLQAAVAELEAGNLAFALQYSREAILASERAFFDPSLLHLLYFPDDQKFAIYIPLFLPMCVPILLSLLKMLGEIRRSRAERRAKKD from the exons ATGGCTACGGCGGAAGTGG agaagttccgaGGGCGATATGCGGCGCTCTCTGTGGCGGCGGTCGTGATAATGGTGGGCATTCCGCTTTGGTGGAAGACCACCGAGACCTACCGCGCCTGGCTCCCCTACTCTCAAATCCGGGAGCTCGATTCGCTGCAG CTCCAGCTTAGCATGGAGGTGGAGGTGGTGTTCTCCAGGGGCACACTGACCCCAGAGCAGCAAAAGAAGGTTCCCCTGAGCCAGATTCGGGAGGAGCAGCACCAGGTGAATG AAAACACAAGACTGAAGTACCGCTATGAGACAAAGTACCGAACGGCCACTGTCATGGAGGAGGACGCCCTGGGCCAGCCAAGCGCTGAAG ATGCTGACTTCTCCCTACACAGGCTCAGTGAGAGTCCCTGTGGCTCAGTGGTGGTGTACGTCATCCCCCGGTCGTCCACGCTGCTGCCACAG AGTGTGAAGGTGTACGTGGGGCAAAGGAGGACGGCGCTGCTGCGGGGCTGGGAAGGCCTGGGAGGGAGCTTGAAGGAGGCTCTAGCTGTCCTGGAGCCGCAGGTGGAACAGGTGCTGCGGACGATGTCCTTCAGTCACAGTGACATCACAGCTGCACTCGGTGACCGGGTCCGCGGCAGTCGGCTCAGCAGGGAGAGCCTGGCCGACAGCATGAGGGCCTTCAAGTCCAGCCCCG gctaCGAGATCACTTTCAGCCTGCTGAACCCAGACCCCCAGTCCCACAATCTGCACTGGGACATCGAGGGGGCGGTGCGGACCTACATCCAGCCACTGCTGGATAAGCTGGCTCCCGTGGCCAACCACTCATTGGACTCGCAG ATCCTGTACTACGCCGTCCTGGGGGTCAAGCCCCGTTTTAACCGCGAGCTGTCGGCGTACACACTCAGCGCGGAGAGCCTGGCCCATGTAATCAACCCCATAGAAGCCAAGCTAG GCTCCAATGCAGCCTCGTCAAACCCAGTGCTTAACTTCCTCCTGTATGTTCCGGACGCCCATCACGCCCCCCTTCTCATCCAGGACCAGGGCAAGCGGGAGGTGCCCAGCAATGCATTCCACAGCCCCCGCTGGGGGGGCATCATG GTATACAACGTGAAGGACCAATACGGCCCAGAGGCTGAGCTTCCGGTTCACCATCAACATTGACATGGCCCCGTGTGATGGGGGTGTTCCCTGTCGCAGCTGCG GCTGATGCTGGGCGTGCAGCCAGCCCGCCCGGCTCCGGGATTCCTGCTCCAAAGCCCAGGCAGTGCCGGGCTGACGGACTGGGAGCTGGACCGCCTCCAGTGGACACGCAGCGTGGAGAACGTGGCTATGGCCAGCACCACCATCACCTCGCTGGCCCAGCTGCTGAATCAGATCGGCAACATCGTGATTAACGACAACATCGCACAGCAG GTGTCAAGCGCTGTGACCTCGCTACAGGCAGCTGTGGCAGAGCTGGAGGCTGGA AACCTGGCCTTCGCTCTGCAGTATAGCCGTGAGGCCATCCTAGCCTCTGAGAGGGCCTTTTTTGATCCGTCGCTGCTGCACCTGCTCTACTTCCCCGACGACCAAAAGTTCGCCATCTACATCCCTCTGTTCCTG CCCATGTGCGTCCCCATCCTGCTCTCGCTACTGAAGATGCTGGGTGAGATTCGGAGGAGTCGCGCAGAGAGGCGTGCTAAGAAGGACTAA
- the aldocb gene encoding fructose-bisphosphate aldolase C-B — MTHQVPALTAEQKKELQDIAQRIVAPGKGILAADESVGSMAKRFNQIGVENTEENRRLYRQLLFTADTRIDSCIGGVIFFHETLYQNTDDGTSFTKLIKDRGMVVGIKVDKGVVPLAGTDGETTTQGLDGLSERCAQYKKDGADFAKWRCVLKISEHTPSQLAIMENANVLARYASICQQNGIVPIVEPEILPDGDHDLKRCQYVTEKVLAAVYKALSDHHVYLEGTLLKPNMVTPGHACPSKVTGEEIAMATVTALRRTVPPAVTGVTFLSGGQSEEEASINLNAINTCPLAKPWALTFSYGRALQASALNAWRGQKENEKAATEEFIKRAEVNGLAALGKYISSGGGSGAAGQSLYVANHAY, encoded by the exons ATGACGCACCAGGTCCCCGCCCTCACTGCTGAGCagaagaaggagctgcaggacatCGCCCAACGCATTGTGGCTCCCGGGAAGGGCATCCTGGCCGCTGATGAGTCTGTGG GCAGCATGGCAAAGCGGTTCAATCAGATCGGTGTGGAGAACACGGAGGAGAACCGGCGGCTATACCGGCAGCTTCTGTTCACTGCCGACACGCGCATCGACAGCTGCATTGGTGGCGTCATCTTCTTCCACGAGACCCTGTACCAGAACACCGACGATGGCACATCATTCACCAAGTTGATCAAGGACCGGGGCATGGTCGTGGGCATCAAG GTTGACAAGGGTGTGGTACCACTGGCTGGAACAGACGGAGAGACCACCACCCAGG GCCTGGACGGCCTCTCTGAGCGATGTGCCCAGTACAAGAAGGACGGGGCCGACTTCGCCAAGTGGCGCTGTGTGCTGAAGATCAGCGAGCATACGCCCTCCCAGCTGGCCATCATGGAGAACGCCAACGTGCTGGCCCGCTACGCCAGTATTTGCCAGCAG AATGGAATCGTGCCCATTGTGGAGCCTGAGATCTTGCCAGATGGCGATCATGACCTAAAGCGCTGTCAGTATGTCACGGAGAAG GTCTTGGCTGCTGTATACAAGGCCCTGTCAGACCATCACGTGTATCTAGAGGGCACCCTGCTGAAGCCCAATATGGTGACCCCAGGCCACGCCTGTCCCAGCAAGGTCACCGGGGAGGAGATCGCCATGGCGACTGTTACCGCCCTGCGTCGCACAGTCCCTCCCGCCGTCACCG gtgtgactttCCTGTCTGGAGGTCAGAGTGAGGAAGAGGCTTCCATCAACCTGAACGCCATCAACACTTGTCCCTTGGCCAAGCCGTGGGCGCTCACCTTCTCCTACGGCCGCGCCCTGCAAGCCTCTGCCCTCAACGCTTGGCGTGGGCAGAAGGAGAACGAGAAGGCTGCCACGGAGGAGTTCATCAAACGGGCGGAG GTCAATGGCTTGGCGGCACTGGGCAAGTACATCTCCAGTGGAGGCGGCAGCGGAGCAGCCGGGCAGTCCCTCTACGTAGCCAATCATGCTTACTGA